A region of Homo sapiens chromosome 17, GRCh38.p14 Primary Assembly DNA encodes the following proteins:
- the EZH1 gene encoding histone-lysine N-methyltransferase EZH1 isoform 4 (isoform 4 is encoded by transcript variant 4), with product MEIPNPPTSKCITYWKRKVKSEYMRLRQLKRLQANMGAKALYVANFAKVQEKTQILNEEWKKLRVQPVQSMKPCTIESIFPGFASQHMLMRSLNTVALVPIMYSWSPLQQNFMVEDETVLCNIPYMGDEVKEEDETFIEELINNYDGKVHGEEEMIPGSVLISDAVFLELVDALNQYSDEEEEGHNDTSDGKQDDSKEDLPVTRKRKRHAIEGNKKSSKKQFPNDMIFSAIASMFPENGVPDDMKERYRELTEMSDPNALPPQCTPNIDGPNAKSVQREQSLHSFHTLFCRRCFKYDCFLHPFHATPNVYKRKNKEIKIEPEPCGTDCFLLLEGAKEYAMLHNPRSKCSGRRRRRHHIVSASCSNASASAVAETKEGDSDRDTGNDWASSSSEANSRCQTPTKQKASPAPPQLCVVEAPSEPVEWTGAEESLFRVFHGTYFNNFCSIARLLGTKTCKQVFQFAVKESLILKLPTDELMNPSQKKKRKHRLWAAHCRKIQLKKDNSSTQVYNYQPCDHPDRPCDSTCPCIMTQNFCEKFCQCNPDCQNRFPGCRCKTQCNTKQCPCYLAVRECDPDLCLTCGASEHWDCKVVSCKNCSIQRGLKKHLLLAPSDVAGWGTFIKESVQKNEFISEYCGELISQDEADRRGKVYDKYMSSFLFNLNNDFVVDATRKGNKIRFANHSVNPNCYAKVVMVNGDHRIGIFAKRAIQAGEELFFDYRYSQADALKYVGIERETDVL from the exons ATGGAAATACCAAATCCCCCTACCTCCAAATGTATCACTTActggaaaagaaaagtgaaatctGAATACATGCGACTTCGACAACTTAAACGGCTTCAGGCAAATATGGGTGCAAAG GCTTTGTATGTGGCAAATTTTGCAAAGGTTCAAGAAAAAACCCAGATCCTCAATGAAGAATGGAAGAAGCTTCGTGTCCAACCTGTTCAGTCAATGAAGCCT TGTACCATAGAGAGCATTTTCCCGGGATTTGCAAGCCAACATATGTTAATGAGGTCACTGAACACAGTTGCATTGGTTCCCATCATGTATTCCTGGTCCCCTCTCCAACAGAACTTTATG GTAGAAGATGAGACGGTTTTGTGCAATATTCCCTACATGGGAGATGAAGTGAAAGAAGAAGATGAGACTTTTATTGAGGAGCTGATCAATAACTATGATGGGAAAGTCCATGGTGAAGAAG AGATGATCCCTGGATCCGTTCTGATTAGTGATGCTGTTTTTCTGGAGTTGGTCGATGCCCTGAATCAGTACtcagatgaggaggaggaagggcacAATGACACCTCAGATGGAAAGCAGGATGACAGCAAAGAAGATCTGCCAGTAACAAGAAAGAGAAAGCGACATGCTATTGAAG GCAACAAAAAGAGTTCCAAGAAACAGTTCCCAAATGACATGATCTTCAGTGCAATTGCCTCAATGTTCCCTGAGAATGGTGTCCCAGATGACATGAAGGAGAG GTATCGAGAACTAACAGAGATGTCAGACCCCAATGCACTTCCCCCTCAGTGCACACCCAACATCGATGGCCCCAATGCCAAGTCTGTGCAGCGGGAGCAATCTCTGCACTCCTTCCACACACTTTTTTGCCGGCGCTGCTTTAAATACGACTGCTTCCTTCACC CTTTTCATGCCACCCCTAATGTATATAAACGCAAGAATAAAGAAATCAAGATTGAACCAGAACCATGTGGCACAGACTGCTTCCTTTTGCTG GAAGGAGCAAAGGAGTATGCCATGCTCCACAACCCCCGCTCCAAGTGCTCTGGTCGTCGCCGGAGAAGGCACCACATAGTCAGTGCTTCCTGCTCCaatgcctcagcctctgctgtGGCTGAGACTAAAGAAGGAGACAGTGACAGGGACACAGGCAATGACTGGGCCTCCAGTTCTTCAG AGGCTAACTCTCGCTGTCAGACTCCCACAAAACAGAAGGCTAGTCCAGCCCCACCTCAACTCTGCGTAGTGGAAGCACCCTCGGAGCCTGTGGAATGGACTGGGGCTGAAGAATCTCTTTTTCGAGTCTTCCATGGCACCTACTTCAACAACTTCTGTTCAATAGCCAGGCTTCTGGGGACCAAGACGTGCAAGCAG GTCTTTCAGTTTGCAGTCAAAGAATCACTTATCCTGAAGCTGCCAACAGATGAGCTCATGAACCCctcacagaagaagaaaagaaagcacag ATTGTGGGCTGCACACTGCAGGAAGATTCAGCTGAAGAAAG ATAACTCTTCCACACAAGTGTACAACTACCAACCCTGCGACCACCCAGACCGCCCCTGTGACAGCACCTGCCCCTGCATCATGACTCAGAATTTCTGTGAGAAGTTCTGCCAGTGCAACCCAGACT GTCAGAATCGTTTCCCTGGCTGTCGCTGTAAGACCCAGTGCAATACCAAGCAATGTCCTTGCTATCTGGCAGTGCGAGAATGTGACCCTGACCTGTGTCTCACCTGTGGGGCCTCAGAGCACTGGGACTGCAAGGTGGTTTCCTGTAAAAACTGCAGCATCCAGCGTGGACTTAAGAAG CACCTGCTGCTGGCCCCCTCTGATGTGGCCGGATGGGGCACCTTCATAAAGGAGTCTGTGCAGAAGAACGAATTCATTTCTGAATACTGTGGTGAG CTCATCTCTCAGGATGAGGCTGATCGACGCGGAAAGGTCTATGACAAATACATGTCCAGCTTCCTCTTCAACCTCAATAATG ATTTTGTAGTGGATGCTACtcggaaaggaaacaaaattcgATTTGCAAATCATTCAGTGAATCCCAACTGTTATGCCAAAG TGGTCATGGTGAATGGAGACCATCGGATTGGGATCTTTGCCAAGAGGGCAATTCAAGCTGGCGAAGAGCTCTTCTTTGATTACAG GTACAGCCAAGCTGATGCTCTCAAGTACGTGGGGATCGAGAGGGAGACCGACGTCCTTTAG
- the EZH1 gene encoding histone-lysine N-methyltransferase EZH1 isoform 2 (isoform 2 is encoded by transcript variant 2): MEDYSKMEIPNPPTSKCITYWKRKVKSEYMRLRQLKRLQANMGAKALYVANFAKVQEKTQILNEEWKKLRVQPVQSMKPVSGHPFLKKCTIESIFPGFASQHMLMRSLNTVALVPIMYSWSPLQQNFMVEDETVLCNIPYMGDEVKEEDETFIEELINNYDGKVHGEEEMIPGSVLISDAVFLELVDALNQYSDEEEEGHNDTSDGKQDDSKEDLPVTRKRKRHAIEGNKKSSKKQFPNDMIFSAIASMFPENGVPDDMKERYRELTEMSDPNALPPQCTPNIDGPNAKSVQREQSLHSFHTLFCRRCFKYDCFLHPFHATPNVYKRKNKEIKIEPEPCGTDCFLLLEGAKEYAMLHNPRSKCSGRRRRRHHIVSASCSNASASAVAETKEGDSDRDTGNDWASSSSEANSRCQTPTKQKASPAPPQLCVVEAPSEPVEWTGAEESLFRVFHGTYFNNFCSIARLLGTKTCKQVFQFAVKESLILKLPTDELMNPSQKKKRKHRLWAAHCRKIQLKKDNSSTQVYNYQPCDHPDRPCDSTCPCIMTQNFCEKFCQCNPDCQNRFPGCRCKTQCNTKQCPCYLAVRECDPDLCLTCGASEHWDCKVVSCKNCSIQRGLKKHLLLAPSDVAGWGTFIKESVQKNEFISEYCGELISQDEADRRGKVYDKYMSSFLFNLNNDFVVDATRKGNKIRFANHSVNPNCYAKVVMVNGDHRIGIFAKRAIQAGEELFFDYRYSQADALKYVGIERETDVL, from the exons ATTACAGCAAGATGGAAATACCAAATCCCCCTACCTCCAAATGTATCACTTActggaaaagaaaagtgaaatctGAATACATGCGACTTCGACAACTTAAACGGCTTCAGGCAAATATGGGTGCAAAG GCTTTGTATGTGGCAAATTTTGCAAAGGTTCAAGAAAAAACCCAGATCCTCAATGAAGAATGGAAGAAGCTTCGTGTCCAACCTGTTCAGTCAATGAAGCCTGTGAGTGGACACCCTTTTCTCAAAAAG TGTACCATAGAGAGCATTTTCCCGGGATTTGCAAGCCAACATATGTTAATGAGGTCACTGAACACAGTTGCATTGGTTCCCATCATGTATTCCTGGTCCCCTCTCCAACAGAACTTTATG GTAGAAGATGAGACGGTTTTGTGCAATATTCCCTACATGGGAGATGAAGTGAAAGAAGAAGATGAGACTTTTATTGAGGAGCTGATCAATAACTATGATGGGAAAGTCCATGGTGAAGAAG AGATGATCCCTGGATCCGTTCTGATTAGTGATGCTGTTTTTCTGGAGTTGGTCGATGCCCTGAATCAGTACtcagatgaggaggaggaagggcacAATGACACCTCAGATGGAAAGCAGGATGACAGCAAAGAAGATCTGCCAGTAACAAGAAAGAGAAAGCGACATGCTATTGAAG GCAACAAAAAGAGTTCCAAGAAACAGTTCCCAAATGACATGATCTTCAGTGCAATTGCCTCAATGTTCCCTGAGAATGGTGTCCCAGATGACATGAAGGAGAG GTATCGAGAACTAACAGAGATGTCAGACCCCAATGCACTTCCCCCTCAGTGCACACCCAACATCGATGGCCCCAATGCCAAGTCTGTGCAGCGGGAGCAATCTCTGCACTCCTTCCACACACTTTTTTGCCGGCGCTGCTTTAAATACGACTGCTTCCTTCACC CTTTTCATGCCACCCCTAATGTATATAAACGCAAGAATAAAGAAATCAAGATTGAACCAGAACCATGTGGCACAGACTGCTTCCTTTTGCTG GAAGGAGCAAAGGAGTATGCCATGCTCCACAACCCCCGCTCCAAGTGCTCTGGTCGTCGCCGGAGAAGGCACCACATAGTCAGTGCTTCCTGCTCCaatgcctcagcctctgctgtGGCTGAGACTAAAGAAGGAGACAGTGACAGGGACACAGGCAATGACTGGGCCTCCAGTTCTTCAG AGGCTAACTCTCGCTGTCAGACTCCCACAAAACAGAAGGCTAGTCCAGCCCCACCTCAACTCTGCGTAGTGGAAGCACCCTCGGAGCCTGTGGAATGGACTGGGGCTGAAGAATCTCTTTTTCGAGTCTTCCATGGCACCTACTTCAACAACTTCTGTTCAATAGCCAGGCTTCTGGGGACCAAGACGTGCAAGCAG GTCTTTCAGTTTGCAGTCAAAGAATCACTTATCCTGAAGCTGCCAACAGATGAGCTCATGAACCCctcacagaagaagaaaagaaagcacag ATTGTGGGCTGCACACTGCAGGAAGATTCAGCTGAAGAAAG ATAACTCTTCCACACAAGTGTACAACTACCAACCCTGCGACCACCCAGACCGCCCCTGTGACAGCACCTGCCCCTGCATCATGACTCAGAATTTCTGTGAGAAGTTCTGCCAGTGCAACCCAGACT GTCAGAATCGTTTCCCTGGCTGTCGCTGTAAGACCCAGTGCAATACCAAGCAATGTCCTTGCTATCTGGCAGTGCGAGAATGTGACCCTGACCTGTGTCTCACCTGTGGGGCCTCAGAGCACTGGGACTGCAAGGTGGTTTCCTGTAAAAACTGCAGCATCCAGCGTGGACTTAAGAAG CACCTGCTGCTGGCCCCCTCTGATGTGGCCGGATGGGGCACCTTCATAAAGGAGTCTGTGCAGAAGAACGAATTCATTTCTGAATACTGTGGTGAG CTCATCTCTCAGGATGAGGCTGATCGACGCGGAAAGGTCTATGACAAATACATGTCCAGCTTCCTCTTCAACCTCAATAATG ATTTTGTAGTGGATGCTACtcggaaaggaaacaaaattcgATTTGCAAATCATTCAGTGAATCCCAACTGTTATGCCAAAG TGGTCATGGTGAATGGAGACCATCGGATTGGGATCTTTGCCAAGAGGGCAATTCAAGCTGGCGAAGAGCTCTTCTTTGATTACAG GTACAGCCAAGCTGATGCTCTCAAGTACGTGGGGATCGAGAGGGAGACCGACGTCCTTTAG
- the EZH1 gene encoding histone-lysine N-methyltransferase EZH1 isoform X1, translating to MEDYSKMEIPNPPTSKCITYWKRKVKSEYMRLRQLKRLQANMGAKALYVANFAKVQEKTQILNEEWKKLRVQPVQSMKPCTIESIFPGFASQHMLMRSLNTVALVPIMYSWSPLQQNFMVEDETVLCNIPYMGDEVKEEDETFIEELINNYDGKVHGEEEMIPGSVLISDAVFLELVDALNQYSDEEEEGHNDTSDGKQDDSKEDLPVTRKRKRHAIEGNKKSSKKQFPNDMIFSAIASMFPENGVPDDMKERYRELTEMSDPNALPPQCTPNIDGPNAKSVQREQSLHSFHTLFCRRCFKYDCFLHPFHATPNVYKRKNKEIKIEPEPCGTDCFLLLEGAKEYAMLHNPRSKCSGRRRRRHHIVSASCSNASASAVAETKEGDSDRDTGNDWASSSSEANSRCQTPTKQKASPAPPQLCVVEAPSEPVEWTGAEESLFRVFHGTYFNNFCSIARLLGTKTCKQVFQFAVKESLILKLPTDELMNPSQKKKRKHRLWAAHCRKIQLKKDNSSTQVYNYQPCDHPDRPCDSTCPCIMTQNFCEKFCQCNPDCQNRFPGCRCKTQCNTKQCPCYLAVRECDPDLCLTCGASEHWDCKVVSCKNCSIQRGLKKHLLLAPSDVAGWGTFIKESVQKNEFISEYCGELISQDEADRRGKVYDKYMSSFLFNLNNDFVVDATRKGNKIRFANHSVNPNCYAKVVMVNGDHRIGIFAKRAIQAGEELFFDYRYSQADALKYVGIERETDVL from the exons ATTACAGCAAGATGGAAATACCAAATCCCCCTACCTCCAAATGTATCACTTActggaaaagaaaagtgaaatctGAATACATGCGACTTCGACAACTTAAACGGCTTCAGGCAAATATGGGTGCAAAG GCTTTGTATGTGGCAAATTTTGCAAAGGTTCAAGAAAAAACCCAGATCCTCAATGAAGAATGGAAGAAGCTTCGTGTCCAACCTGTTCAGTCAATGAAGCCT TGTACCATAGAGAGCATTTTCCCGGGATTTGCAAGCCAACATATGTTAATGAGGTCACTGAACACAGTTGCATTGGTTCCCATCATGTATTCCTGGTCCCCTCTCCAACAGAACTTTATG GTAGAAGATGAGACGGTTTTGTGCAATATTCCCTACATGGGAGATGAAGTGAAAGAAGAAGATGAGACTTTTATTGAGGAGCTGATCAATAACTATGATGGGAAAGTCCATGGTGAAGAAG AGATGATCCCTGGATCCGTTCTGATTAGTGATGCTGTTTTTCTGGAGTTGGTCGATGCCCTGAATCAGTACtcagatgaggaggaggaagggcacAATGACACCTCAGATGGAAAGCAGGATGACAGCAAAGAAGATCTGCCAGTAACAAGAAAGAGAAAGCGACATGCTATTGAAG GCAACAAAAAGAGTTCCAAGAAACAGTTCCCAAATGACATGATCTTCAGTGCAATTGCCTCAATGTTCCCTGAGAATGGTGTCCCAGATGACATGAAGGAGAG GTATCGAGAACTAACAGAGATGTCAGACCCCAATGCACTTCCCCCTCAGTGCACACCCAACATCGATGGCCCCAATGCCAAGTCTGTGCAGCGGGAGCAATCTCTGCACTCCTTCCACACACTTTTTTGCCGGCGCTGCTTTAAATACGACTGCTTCCTTCACC CTTTTCATGCCACCCCTAATGTATATAAACGCAAGAATAAAGAAATCAAGATTGAACCAGAACCATGTGGCACAGACTGCTTCCTTTTGCTG GAAGGAGCAAAGGAGTATGCCATGCTCCACAACCCCCGCTCCAAGTGCTCTGGTCGTCGCCGGAGAAGGCACCACATAGTCAGTGCTTCCTGCTCCaatgcctcagcctctgctgtGGCTGAGACTAAAGAAGGAGACAGTGACAGGGACACAGGCAATGACTGGGCCTCCAGTTCTTCAG AGGCTAACTCTCGCTGTCAGACTCCCACAAAACAGAAGGCTAGTCCAGCCCCACCTCAACTCTGCGTAGTGGAAGCACCCTCGGAGCCTGTGGAATGGACTGGGGCTGAAGAATCTCTTTTTCGAGTCTTCCATGGCACCTACTTCAACAACTTCTGTTCAATAGCCAGGCTTCTGGGGACCAAGACGTGCAAGCAG GTCTTTCAGTTTGCAGTCAAAGAATCACTTATCCTGAAGCTGCCAACAGATGAGCTCATGAACCCctcacagaagaagaaaagaaagcacag ATTGTGGGCTGCACACTGCAGGAAGATTCAGCTGAAGAAAG ATAACTCTTCCACACAAGTGTACAACTACCAACCCTGCGACCACCCAGACCGCCCCTGTGACAGCACCTGCCCCTGCATCATGACTCAGAATTTCTGTGAGAAGTTCTGCCAGTGCAACCCAGACT GTCAGAATCGTTTCCCTGGCTGTCGCTGTAAGACCCAGTGCAATACCAAGCAATGTCCTTGCTATCTGGCAGTGCGAGAATGTGACCCTGACCTGTGTCTCACCTGTGGGGCCTCAGAGCACTGGGACTGCAAGGTGGTTTCCTGTAAAAACTGCAGCATCCAGCGTGGACTTAAGAAG CACCTGCTGCTGGCCCCCTCTGATGTGGCCGGATGGGGCACCTTCATAAAGGAGTCTGTGCAGAAGAACGAATTCATTTCTGAATACTGTGGTGAG CTCATCTCTCAGGATGAGGCTGATCGACGCGGAAAGGTCTATGACAAATACATGTCCAGCTTCCTCTTCAACCTCAATAATG ATTTTGTAGTGGATGCTACtcggaaaggaaacaaaattcgATTTGCAAATCATTCAGTGAATCCCAACTGTTATGCCAAAG TGGTCATGGTGAATGGAGACCATCGGATTGGGATCTTTGCCAAGAGGGCAATTCAAGCTGGCGAAGAGCTCTTCTTTGATTACAG GTACAGCCAAGCTGATGCTCTCAAGTACGTGGGGATCGAGAGGGAGACCGACGTCCTTTAG
- the EZH1 gene encoding histone-lysine N-methyltransferase EZH1 isoform 1 (isoform 1 is encoded by transcript variant 1) — MEIPNPPTSKCITYWKRKVKSEYMRLRQLKRLQANMGAKALYVANFAKVQEKTQILNEEWKKLRVQPVQSMKPVSGHPFLKKCTIESIFPGFASQHMLMRSLNTVALVPIMYSWSPLQQNFMVEDETVLCNIPYMGDEVKEEDETFIEELINNYDGKVHGEEEMIPGSVLISDAVFLELVDALNQYSDEEEEGHNDTSDGKQDDSKEDLPVTRKRKRHAIEGNKKSSKKQFPNDMIFSAIASMFPENGVPDDMKERYRELTEMSDPNALPPQCTPNIDGPNAKSVQREQSLHSFHTLFCRRCFKYDCFLHPFHATPNVYKRKNKEIKIEPEPCGTDCFLLLEGAKEYAMLHNPRSKCSGRRRRRHHIVSASCSNASASAVAETKEGDSDRDTGNDWASSSSEANSRCQTPTKQKASPAPPQLCVVEAPSEPVEWTGAEESLFRVFHGTYFNNFCSIARLLGTKTCKQVFQFAVKESLILKLPTDELMNPSQKKKRKHRLWAAHCRKIQLKKDNSSTQVYNYQPCDHPDRPCDSTCPCIMTQNFCEKFCQCNPDCQNRFPGCRCKTQCNTKQCPCYLAVRECDPDLCLTCGASEHWDCKVVSCKNCSIQRGLKKHLLLAPSDVAGWGTFIKESVQKNEFISEYCGELISQDEADRRGKVYDKYMSSFLFNLNNDFVVDATRKGNKIRFANHSVNPNCYAKVVMVNGDHRIGIFAKRAIQAGEELFFDYRYSQADALKYVGIERETDVL, encoded by the exons ATGGAAATACCAAATCCCCCTACCTCCAAATGTATCACTTActggaaaagaaaagtgaaatctGAATACATGCGACTTCGACAACTTAAACGGCTTCAGGCAAATATGGGTGCAAAG GCTTTGTATGTGGCAAATTTTGCAAAGGTTCAAGAAAAAACCCAGATCCTCAATGAAGAATGGAAGAAGCTTCGTGTCCAACCTGTTCAGTCAATGAAGCCTGTGAGTGGACACCCTTTTCTCAAAAAG TGTACCATAGAGAGCATTTTCCCGGGATTTGCAAGCCAACATATGTTAATGAGGTCACTGAACACAGTTGCATTGGTTCCCATCATGTATTCCTGGTCCCCTCTCCAACAGAACTTTATG GTAGAAGATGAGACGGTTTTGTGCAATATTCCCTACATGGGAGATGAAGTGAAAGAAGAAGATGAGACTTTTATTGAGGAGCTGATCAATAACTATGATGGGAAAGTCCATGGTGAAGAAG AGATGATCCCTGGATCCGTTCTGATTAGTGATGCTGTTTTTCTGGAGTTGGTCGATGCCCTGAATCAGTACtcagatgaggaggaggaagggcacAATGACACCTCAGATGGAAAGCAGGATGACAGCAAAGAAGATCTGCCAGTAACAAGAAAGAGAAAGCGACATGCTATTGAAG GCAACAAAAAGAGTTCCAAGAAACAGTTCCCAAATGACATGATCTTCAGTGCAATTGCCTCAATGTTCCCTGAGAATGGTGTCCCAGATGACATGAAGGAGAG GTATCGAGAACTAACAGAGATGTCAGACCCCAATGCACTTCCCCCTCAGTGCACACCCAACATCGATGGCCCCAATGCCAAGTCTGTGCAGCGGGAGCAATCTCTGCACTCCTTCCACACACTTTTTTGCCGGCGCTGCTTTAAATACGACTGCTTCCTTCACC CTTTTCATGCCACCCCTAATGTATATAAACGCAAGAATAAAGAAATCAAGATTGAACCAGAACCATGTGGCACAGACTGCTTCCTTTTGCTG GAAGGAGCAAAGGAGTATGCCATGCTCCACAACCCCCGCTCCAAGTGCTCTGGTCGTCGCCGGAGAAGGCACCACATAGTCAGTGCTTCCTGCTCCaatgcctcagcctctgctgtGGCTGAGACTAAAGAAGGAGACAGTGACAGGGACACAGGCAATGACTGGGCCTCCAGTTCTTCAG AGGCTAACTCTCGCTGTCAGACTCCCACAAAACAGAAGGCTAGTCCAGCCCCACCTCAACTCTGCGTAGTGGAAGCACCCTCGGAGCCTGTGGAATGGACTGGGGCTGAAGAATCTCTTTTTCGAGTCTTCCATGGCACCTACTTCAACAACTTCTGTTCAATAGCCAGGCTTCTGGGGACCAAGACGTGCAAGCAG GTCTTTCAGTTTGCAGTCAAAGAATCACTTATCCTGAAGCTGCCAACAGATGAGCTCATGAACCCctcacagaagaagaaaagaaagcacag ATTGTGGGCTGCACACTGCAGGAAGATTCAGCTGAAGAAAG ATAACTCTTCCACACAAGTGTACAACTACCAACCCTGCGACCACCCAGACCGCCCCTGTGACAGCACCTGCCCCTGCATCATGACTCAGAATTTCTGTGAGAAGTTCTGCCAGTGCAACCCAGACT GTCAGAATCGTTTCCCTGGCTGTCGCTGTAAGACCCAGTGCAATACCAAGCAATGTCCTTGCTATCTGGCAGTGCGAGAATGTGACCCTGACCTGTGTCTCACCTGTGGGGCCTCAGAGCACTGGGACTGCAAGGTGGTTTCCTGTAAAAACTGCAGCATCCAGCGTGGACTTAAGAAG CACCTGCTGCTGGCCCCCTCTGATGTGGCCGGATGGGGCACCTTCATAAAGGAGTCTGTGCAGAAGAACGAATTCATTTCTGAATACTGTGGTGAG CTCATCTCTCAGGATGAGGCTGATCGACGCGGAAAGGTCTATGACAAATACATGTCCAGCTTCCTCTTCAACCTCAATAATG ATTTTGTAGTGGATGCTACtcggaaaggaaacaaaattcgATTTGCAAATCATTCAGTGAATCCCAACTGTTATGCCAAAG TGGTCATGGTGAATGGAGACCATCGGATTGGGATCTTTGCCAAGAGGGCAATTCAAGCTGGCGAAGAGCTCTTCTTTGATTACAG GTACAGCCAAGCTGATGCTCTCAAGTACGTGGGGATCGAGAGGGAGACCGACGTCCTTTAG